The following coding sequences are from one Kallotenue papyrolyticum window:
- a CDS encoding DegV family protein has protein sequence MAAVKVVTDSTADIPPALARELGIEIVPLEIAFGEHSYRAGIDISNEQFYRLLSSGGPYPTTIAPSSLTFEQTYRRLAQQHEAIISIHVSSHLSHVYKSASQARERLPISLARIEVIDSHSASMALGLTVLAAARMARAGVPPSEIVREVHFRIQHTHTVFFVDTIEYLDRSGRVSMSPNFAASMARIKPLLLIDEGRIVPYDRPRTRTKAIDGLFTFVEDFPRVQEVAVMYSTTPEDVEKLLEKLAPIFPRNQVLIAEYGPSIGVHLGPGAMGVAVFEGMSRY, from the coding sequence ATGGCGGCTGTCAAAGTCGTGACCGATAGCACGGCAGATATCCCGCCGGCGCTGGCGCGCGAACTAGGGATTGAGATCGTGCCGCTGGAGATTGCGTTTGGCGAGCACAGCTATCGCGCCGGTATCGATATTAGCAACGAACAATTTTATCGCCTGTTGAGCAGCGGCGGGCCATATCCTACCACGATTGCGCCATCGTCGCTCACGTTCGAGCAGACCTATCGACGCCTGGCCCAGCAGCATGAAGCGATCATCTCGATTCATGTCTCGAGCCATTTGAGCCATGTCTATAAATCGGCCTCCCAGGCCCGCGAGCGTTTGCCGATCTCGCTGGCACGCATCGAGGTGATCGACAGCCACTCGGCCTCGATGGCGCTGGGCCTGACGGTGCTGGCCGCGGCGCGCATGGCGCGCGCCGGGGTGCCGCCCAGTGAGATCGTGCGCGAGGTACATTTTCGCATCCAGCATACGCATACGGTCTTCTTTGTTGATACCATCGAGTATCTCGATCGTTCCGGACGCGTCAGCATGAGTCCCAACTTTGCCGCGTCAATGGCGCGCATCAAGCCGCTGCTGCTGATCGATGAAGGCCGCATCGTGCCCTACGACCGCCCACGCACGCGCACCAAAGCGATCGATGGCCTGTTCACCTTTGTGGAGGACTTTCCGCGCGTGCAGGAAGTAGCAGTGATGTATAGCACCACGCCCGAGGATGTGGAGAAACTGCTGGAAAAGCTGGCGCCGATCTTTCCGCGCAATCAGGTGTTGATCGCCGAGTACGGCCCGTCCATCGGCGTGCACCTTGGTCCCGGCGCCATGGGCGTCGCCGTGTTCGAAGGCATGAGCCGATACTGA
- a CDS encoding TerC family protein: protein MEGIFTAEAIIGLITLAVLEIVLGIDNIIFISILAGKLPQEQQGRARTIGLALAMITRILLLLSISWIIRLEDPLFRLPLPFLGEEGREISGRDLILFGGGLFLVGKATYEIHEKLEAEPGHSEVRIPPSFTAVIVQILLLDIVFSLDSVITAVGMVDQIWVMIAAVIIAVGVMLFSAGAISEFVNRHPTVKMLALAFLILIGVNLMAEGAGQHIPKGYIYFAMAFSVFVELLNMRLRAKTTGQHPVELRAGYTGQTTPAPARAVAQPQAERSH, encoded by the coding sequence ATGGAAGGAATCTTCACCGCCGAGGCGATCATCGGCCTGATCACGCTGGCCGTGCTGGAGATCGTGCTGGGCATCGACAACATCATCTTTATTTCGATCCTGGCCGGCAAGCTGCCGCAGGAACAACAGGGCCGCGCGCGCACCATCGGTTTGGCGCTGGCGATGATCACCCGCATTCTGCTGCTGCTGTCGATCTCGTGGATCATCCGCCTGGAAGATCCGCTCTTCAGGTTGCCGCTGCCGTTCCTGGGCGAAGAAGGGCGGGAGATCAGCGGGCGCGATCTGATCCTGTTCGGCGGCGGCCTGTTCCTGGTGGGCAAGGCCACCTACGAGATCCACGAGAAGCTGGAAGCCGAGCCCGGCCATAGCGAAGTGCGCATCCCACCCTCGTTCACCGCGGTGATCGTGCAGATCTTGCTGCTGGATATCGTCTTCTCGCTCGACTCGGTGATCACGGCGGTGGGCATGGTTGACCAGATCTGGGTGATGATCGCCGCGGTGATTATTGCTGTGGGCGTGATGCTCTTCTCTGCCGGCGCGATCAGTGAGTTTGTCAATCGCCACCCAACGGTGAAAATGCTGGCGCTGGCCTTTCTGATCCTGATCGGCGTCAACCTGATGGCCGAGGGCGCTGGCCAGCACATTCCCAAGGGCTATATCTATTTCGCGATGGCGTTTTCGGTATTTGTTGAGCTGTTGAACATGCGCCTGCGCGCCAAGACCACCGGCCAGCATCCGGTGGAGCTGCGCGCCGGCTACACCGGCCAGACCACGCCCGCGCCGGCGCGCGCCGTGGCACAGCCACAGGCAGAGCGCAGCCACTGA
- a CDS encoding Cof-type HAD-IIB family hydrolase, protein MTKPATQHYRLLALDLDGTLIGPDLQIPPGTREAIAAFQRQGGRVTLATGRTLRTTLPFAAALGVDGPLICYQGALVTDHHTGRVLLHEPVPPALATEAVHRLLAAGVYVQAYIDDELYVPWAGAEIAFYQTFSEVKLAVHVVADLAAFVAEHPPTKLLFIAHEDLVEPHLLGLQQHFAERLHIVRSHVRFGELTAPGCTKGRALAWLAQQLGMQRHEVAAAGDQANDLEMIAWAGLGMAVRGSPAPVQDQADVLIDGPHQAGVATAIRRYLLAEAPSQPSGEQHQALS, encoded by the coding sequence ATGACCAAGCCTGCTACGCAGCACTACCGCCTCCTGGCGCTCGATCTAGACGGCACGCTGATCGGGCCGGATCTCCAGATTCCACCCGGCACGCGCGAGGCGATTGCGGCCTTTCAACGCCAGGGCGGACGCGTTACGCTGGCGACCGGCCGCACGTTGCGCACGACGCTGCCGTTCGCCGCCGCGCTGGGCGTGGACGGCCCGCTGATCTGTTACCAGGGCGCGCTGGTCACAGATCACCACACCGGACGCGTCCTGCTGCACGAGCCGGTGCCGCCGGCGCTCGCCACCGAGGCGGTGCACCGCCTGTTGGCTGCCGGAGTGTATGTGCAGGCCTACATCGATGATGAGCTGTACGTACCCTGGGCCGGAGCAGAGATCGCGTTCTACCAGACGTTTTCAGAGGTCAAACTGGCGGTCCACGTCGTCGCCGATCTGGCTGCGTTCGTCGCCGAGCATCCGCCTACCAAGCTGCTGTTTATCGCCCATGAAGATCTGGTTGAGCCGCACCTGCTGGGCTTGCAACAGCATTTCGCCGAACGCCTTCACATTGTGCGCTCGCACGTACGCTTCGGGGAATTGACCGCGCCGGGCTGTACCAAAGGCCGGGCCCTGGCCTGGCTAGCACAGCAATTGGGCATGCAGCGCCACGAGGTCGCAGCCGCCGGCGATCAGGCCAATGACCTAGAAATGATCGCCTGGGCGGGCCTAGGCATGGCGGTACGCGGCAGCCCAGCGCCCGTGCAGGACCAAGCGGATGTCTTGATCGATGGGCCGCACCAGGCGGGCGTCGCCACCGCCATCCGCCGCTACCTGCTGGCTGAAGCACCGAGCCAGCCATCCGGTGAGCAGCACCAGGCCTTATCTTGA
- a CDS encoding LysR family transcriptional regulator, translating to MLNTDHLYTFLIVAETGSYTAAATRLGFTQPAVSQHIKALEAQLGDLRLFRRVGKRMRLTHAGEELLAHAREVVSLAERTEQHMLSLRGQLTGRVGIGCAPTSGERVIPVLLAALHTRHPGVQFAVDVGLPEQLFDWLERGQVQAALVDDHPRRRAYEVLELGREPVACVAPRAHPLVGTTPDWEALARQTLILPQRGTALRRTIEDHFRRQGSAPTQLHIVLETDSVAVALEAAGDGLGIAFVPRSRLPKTREIGEIRPPVELEQSWFLVRQRGGSPNRAVDELWHLIASDDGRKLLTRLGLRHGHG from the coding sequence ATGCTGAACACCGACCATCTCTATACCTTTTTGATCGTCGCCGAGACGGGCAGCTACACCGCGGCTGCCACGCGTCTCGGCTTTACGCAGCCAGCGGTCAGCCAGCATATCAAGGCCCTGGAGGCGCAGCTCGGCGATCTGCGGTTGTTTCGGCGCGTGGGCAAGCGCATGCGCCTGACCCATGCCGGCGAAGAGTTGCTGGCGCACGCGCGCGAGGTTGTCAGTCTGGCCGAGCGCACTGAGCAGCACATGCTCAGTCTGCGCGGGCAGCTCACCGGGCGGGTAGGCATCGGCTGCGCGCCGACCAGCGGCGAGCGGGTGATCCCCGTGCTGCTGGCCGCGCTGCACACGCGCCATCCCGGGGTGCAGTTCGCCGTAGATGTCGGGCTACCGGAGCAGTTGTTCGACTGGCTGGAACGGGGGCAGGTGCAGGCCGCGCTGGTGGACGACCATCCGCGCCGCCGTGCCTATGAGGTGCTAGAGCTGGGCCGCGAACCGGTCGCCTGCGTCGCGCCGCGCGCCCACCCGCTGGTCGGCACCACCCCCGACTGGGAGGCACTGGCGCGCCAAACGCTGATCCTGCCACAGCGCGGCACGGCCCTGCGGCGCACGATCGAGGATCACTTCCGCCGTCAGGGTAGCGCGCCGACGCAACTGCACATCGTGCTGGAGACCGACAGCGTTGCCGTCGCGCTCGAGGCGGCCGGCGATGGACTGGGCATTGCGTTTGTGCCACGCAGCCGACTGCCCAAAACGCGCGAGATCGGCGAGATCCGCCCACCGGTCGAGCTGGAACAGAGCTGGTTTCTGGTGCGTCAACGCGGCGGCTCGCCCAACCGCGCAGTGGACGAGCTCTGGCACCTGATCGCTAGCGACGATGGTCGCAAACTGCTGACACGGCTAGGGTTGCGCCATGGACACGGTTGA
- a CDS encoding CAP domain-containing protein: MRHLTRCACFLLVLAALMFPLQYVAAAPGHQPSSARLSRDMQRIIVLINQRRAEAGIAPVYVNGVLMACAQQYSQVQAAQGTINHTGPDGSTPGQRLRRCGYNWRHFGENLAAGYVDPDELVAAWMASPGHRKNILNPKVREIGLGYTHRADDPGYYYDYYVMLVGVRR, translated from the coding sequence ATGCGTCATCTAACCCGTTGTGCCTGCTTCCTGCTCGTGCTTGCCGCGCTGATGTTTCCGTTGCAGTATGTCGCCGCAGCGCCGGGTCACCAGCCCTCCAGCGCGCGTCTGAGCCGCGATATGCAGCGGATCATTGTCTTGATCAATCAGCGGCGCGCCGAGGCCGGCATCGCGCCCGTGTATGTCAATGGGGTGTTGATGGCCTGTGCACAGCAGTACAGTCAGGTGCAGGCCGCGCAGGGGACGATCAACCACACCGGTCCCGATGGCTCTACTCCGGGGCAGCGTCTGCGCCGCTGCGGCTACAACTGGCGTCACTTTGGGGAAAATCTGGCCGCCGGCTATGTCGATCCCGATGAGCTGGTCGCCGCCTGGATGGCCAGTCCCGGCCACCGCAAGAACATCCTCAACCCCAAGGTGCGCGAGATCGGCCTGGGCTATACGCACCGCGCCGACGATCCCGGCTACTACTACGATTACTACGTGATGCTGGTCGGTGTGCGGCGCTAA
- a CDS encoding Asp23/Gls24 family envelope stress response protein, which yields MSDRKEHPNMRILPAGIIEVSPRAIASIAAQAVCRSYGVVGMAPANLRDSVVQVLRQEDQHRGIEVHIGKDGIVVDLYVVLEYGTRISEVAQQVIATVSYALNKALGRPVAAVNVHVQGIRID from the coding sequence ATGAGCGATCGAAAAGAACATCCAAATATGCGCATCTTGCCCGCGGGCATCATCGAAGTTTCGCCGCGCGCGATCGCCTCGATTGCCGCCCAGGCCGTGTGCCGCTCCTACGGCGTCGTGGGCATGGCACCCGCCAACCTGCGCGATAGCGTGGTGCAGGTGCTGCGCCAGGAGGATCAGCATCGCGGCATCGAGGTCCATATCGGCAAGGACGGCATTGTCGTCGATCTCTACGTCGTATTGGAGTATGGCACGCGCATTTCGGAAGTCGCACAACAGGTGATTGCTACCGTTTCCTACGCGCTGAACAAAGCGCTAGGCCGGCCCGTCGCCGCAGTCAACGTGCACGTTCAAGGCATTCGCATCGATTAG
- a CDS encoding DAK2 domain-containing protein — protein sequence MDQQHTRSCDGVGLLRGLEAAARWLEQHVGEVNALNVFPVPDGDTGTNMHLTISAALQGIQPHPSAAVIAEQVYRQALMGARGNSGVILSQIIRGFAEGIAGKEQLDGAGLAAALRQAAERAYKAVMKPTEGTILTVARVAGEQAMAAAQRGASYIEVLATAVEAAKQAVQDTPKQLKQLRDAGVVDAGGHGLAIIFEGLLKHARGETVEQAGPVEAVAVAFDLEAVHSEDDFGYCTTFLIEGEDIPFEEVRDTLARMGTSVVAVGDERLVKVHIHTERPGDVLNYAITFGALTGIEIANMDKQKAAIEATGKVAAQATRAPKESPAAIGSGREAAIAAAEASAPIGTVAVAPGEGFVTIFQSLNVDRVITGGQTMNPSTQDLVEAINAVPQQDVIVLPNNSNILMASRQAQELVSKNVRIVPSRTVPQGLAAMLAFNYLADLETNLEAMTEALESVRTLEITTAVRDAQVDGTTVRAGQTIALLDDHLIEAGDDRMAVIDAALARVGLEDYEVVTIYYGADTSASEAQALAERIVERFPHLDSVEIQYGGQPFYDFIISVE from the coding sequence ATGGATCAACAGCATACCAGAAGCTGTGACGGCGTTGGCCTGCTGCGCGGCTTGGAAGCGGCAGCCCGCTGGCTGGAACAGCACGTCGGTGAAGTCAACGCGCTCAACGTCTTTCCGGTGCCGGACGGCGATACCGGCACCAACATGCATCTGACCATCAGCGCCGCGCTGCAAGGCATCCAACCGCATCCCTCAGCCGCGGTCATCGCCGAACAGGTCTATCGCCAGGCGTTGATGGGCGCGCGTGGCAATTCGGGCGTGATCCTGTCGCAGATCATTCGCGGCTTCGCCGAAGGCATCGCCGGCAAAGAGCAACTGGATGGCGCCGGCCTGGCGGCGGCGCTGCGGCAGGCCGCCGAGCGCGCCTACAAAGCAGTCATGAAGCCAACCGAGGGCACGATCCTGACTGTGGCGCGTGTCGCCGGCGAGCAGGCCATGGCTGCCGCCCAGCGCGGCGCGTCCTATATCGAGGTCTTGGCAACCGCCGTAGAGGCTGCCAAGCAGGCCGTGCAGGACACGCCCAAGCAGCTCAAGCAGCTACGCGACGCCGGCGTGGTGGATGCCGGCGGCCATGGCCTGGCGATCATCTTCGAAGGCTTGCTCAAGCATGCCCGTGGCGAGACGGTCGAGCAGGCCGGCCCGGTCGAAGCAGTCGCCGTCGCCTTCGACCTGGAAGCGGTGCACAGCGAAGACGATTTCGGTTACTGCACCACCTTTCTGATCGAGGGCGAGGACATTCCCTTCGAAGAGGTACGCGACACGCTGGCGCGCATGGGCACCTCGGTCGTCGCCGTTGGCGACGAACGTCTGGTCAAGGTGCATATCCACACCGAGCGGCCCGGCGATGTGTTGAACTACGCCATCACCTTCGGCGCGCTGACCGGCATCGAGATCGCCAACATGGACAAGCAGAAGGCGGCGATCGAAGCGACCGGCAAGGTTGCCGCGCAAGCGACGCGCGCGCCCAAGGAGTCACCGGCAGCGATCGGCAGCGGTCGTGAGGCGGCAATTGCGGCTGCGGAAGCCAGCGCACCGATCGGCACCGTGGCGGTCGCGCCTGGCGAAGGCTTCGTCACCATCTTCCAATCGCTCAACGTGGACCGCGTCATCACCGGTGGCCAGACCATGAACCCCAGCACGCAGGATCTCGTGGAGGCGATCAACGCCGTGCCGCAGCAGGATGTGATTGTGCTGCCCAACAACTCCAACATCCTGATGGCATCCCGGCAGGCGCAGGAACTGGTGAGCAAAAACGTGCGCATCGTCCCCTCGCGCACCGTGCCCCAGGGCCTGGCCGCCATGCTGGCCTTCAACTACCTGGCCGACCTGGAGACCAACCTGGAGGCCATGACCGAAGCGCTGGAGAGCGTGCGCACGCTGGAGATCACCACGGCCGTGCGCGATGCCCAGGTAGATGGCACCACCGTCCGCGCCGGCCAGACCATCGCGCTGCTGGACGATCACCTGATCGAAGCCGGCGATGACCGGATGGCGGTGATCGATGCTGCACTGGCACGGGTCGGCCTGGAAGACTACGAAGTAGTGACGATCTACTACGGCGCCGACACCAGCGCAAGCGAGGCCCAGGCGCTGGCCGAGCGCATCGTAGAGCGCTTTCCCCACCTGGACAGCGTGGAGATCCAGTATGGCGGCCAGCCCTTCTATGATTTCATTATTTCTGTGGAGTGA
- a CDS encoding DegV family protein, which yields MTVAVVVDSTSDIPPAMREELGITVVPLTILFGNQAYLDGVEMSTEEFYQRLVTDPVHPSTSQPSPGAFAEVYERLAREHEGIISIHISSKLSGTVRSAEQAAQMVTQVPIRVIDSTSVSMGFGFLGIEAAKLARAGKSLDEIAAQVEALIPKIRLWAVLDTLEYLRRGGRIGRAGAFLGTLLNVKPLIEVRGEVLPAERVRTHKKAIARMVELASAEAPYKYLAVLHSRAQPYAEELAEQLSAIHPREGIIVAELTGVIGVHGGPGVVGVTGIKQD from the coding sequence GTGACCGTAGCCGTCGTGGTTGACAGCACGTCCGACATTCCGCCCGCCATGCGCGAGGAGCTGGGCATCACCGTCGTGCCGCTGACGATCCTGTTCGGCAACCAGGCCTATCTCGACGGCGTCGAGATGTCCACCGAGGAGTTTTACCAGCGCCTGGTCACGGATCCCGTCCACCCCTCCACCTCACAGCCGTCGCCGGGCGCTTTTGCCGAGGTGTACGAGCGGCTGGCGCGCGAGCACGAGGGCATCATCTCGATCCACATCAGCAGCAAGCTCAGCGGCACGGTACGTTCTGCCGAACAGGCAGCGCAGATGGTGACGCAGGTGCCGATCCGCGTGATCGACTCAACCAGCGTCTCGATGGGCTTTGGCTTCCTGGGCATCGAAGCGGCCAAACTGGCGCGCGCAGGCAAAAGCCTGGATGAGATCGCTGCGCAGGTCGAGGCGCTGATCCCCAAAATTCGGCTGTGGGCCGTGCTGGATACGCTGGAATACCTGCGGCGCGGCGGACGTATCGGACGCGCCGGTGCCTTCCTCGGCACGCTGCTCAACGTCAAGCCGCTGATCGAGGTTCGTGGCGAAGTGTTGCCCGCCGAACGGGTACGGACCCACAAAAAGGCGATTGCGCGCATGGTGGAGCTGGCCTCGGCGGAGGCGCCCTACAAGTACCTGGCGGTGCTGCACAGTCGCGCCCAACCCTACGCCGAGGAGCTGGCCGAGCAGTTGAGCGCGATTCATCCCCGCGAGGGGATCATCGTCGCGGAGCTGACCGGCGTGATCGGCGTGCACGGCGGCCCGGGCGTGGTCGGCGTCACGGGCATCAAGCAGGATTAG
- the rpmB gene encoding 50S ribosomal protein L28: MAKCAECGKAPSFGNAVSFSQRHTRRRFNPNLHTVTRVKDGKTVKVKVCTRCLRTAAKTR; this comes from the coding sequence ATGGCAAAATGTGCTGAGTGCGGGAAGGCCCCGTCCTTCGGCAACGCGGTCAGCTTCTCACAACGCCATACACGCCGTCGCTTCAACCCCAATCTCCATACGGTGACGCGGGTGAAGGATGGCAAGACGGTCAAAGTGAAGGTCTGCACCCGCTGTCTCCGGACGGCCGCCAAAACCCGCTAA
- a CDS encoding M14 family zinc carboxypeptidase: MKYRLHMGIWSGLRLLVGLLLSWSILGLSARAQPAPPPVVDLTLGASTQGRPITAVRIGVGPRKLVLVGATHGWPERNTYQLAQLLIEHFRARPWEVPPEISLYIVPLLNPDGYALQRRQNANIVDLNRNMDTSADRCPENDWRQRAEGARGIVGDIGGPYSESEVEARLIRDFLLDAWAVILFHSNAGVVFPACEHAPSQALARLYAEAAGYAYLPKWDRYAITGGMHDWAGGLGIAAVTPELVSGDQPEFEQNLAGVRAVLAHAELLPAPQDQQVNGLPVDAIIWRAWRAWGGMRLFGAPLAPPQRQADGEVRQLFERAELAYQPARSASTRVVEVRPLGRELFGALAAPPAAPVAGARFFPETGQSVSAPFAAFWQINGGLPIFGLPLAPEAPDLDAAGRPVIRQLFERAVLQRSPAATDAAAVTLLPLGRIVWAQQDAYVPSAAVRPR, encoded by the coding sequence ATGAAGTATCGCCTGCACATGGGTATCTGGAGCGGCCTACGCCTGCTGGTGGGCCTGCTGCTGAGCTGGTCGATCCTGGGTCTGTCGGCACGGGCGCAGCCCGCGCCGCCGCCGGTGGTCGATCTGACGTTGGGCGCTTCGACGCAGGGCCGGCCCATCACCGCGGTGCGCATCGGCGTAGGTCCGCGCAAGTTGGTGCTGGTCGGCGCGACGCACGGCTGGCCGGAGCGCAACACCTACCAGCTCGCGCAACTGTTGATCGAGCACTTCCGCGCCCGCCCGTGGGAAGTGCCACCGGAGATCAGCCTCTACATCGTGCCGCTGCTCAACCCCGACGGCTACGCGCTGCAACGCCGTCAGAACGCCAACATCGTCGATCTCAACCGCAACATGGACACCAGCGCCGACCGCTGTCCGGAGAACGACTGGCGCCAACGCGCCGAGGGCGCGCGCGGCATCGTCGGCGACATCGGCGGGCCCTACAGCGAGTCGGAGGTTGAGGCGCGGCTGATCCGCGATTTTCTGCTGGATGCCTGGGCGGTGATCCTGTTCCACTCCAACGCCGGCGTGGTCTTTCCAGCCTGTGAGCATGCGCCATCACAGGCGCTGGCGCGCTTGTATGCCGAGGCCGCCGGCTATGCCTATCTGCCCAAGTGGGATCGCTATGCGATTACCGGCGGCATGCACGACTGGGCCGGCGGCCTGGGTATTGCCGCCGTCACGCCGGAGCTAGTCAGCGGCGATCAGCCGGAGTTCGAGCAGAATCTGGCCGGTGTGCGCGCGGTGCTGGCCCATGCGGAGCTGCTGCCCGCGCCGCAGGACCAGCAGGTCAACGGCCTGCCGGTCGATGCGATCATCTGGCGTGCCTGGCGCGCCTGGGGCGGAATGCGCCTCTTCGGCGCGCCGCTCGCGCCGCCGCAGCGGCAGGCAGATGGCGAAGTACGGCAACTGTTCGAGCGCGCCGAACTGGCCTACCAGCCCGCGCGCAGCGCCAGCACGCGGGTGGTCGAGGTGCGTCCCCTGGGCCGCGAGCTGTTTGGCGCGTTGGCCGCGCCGCCCGCCGCGCCGGTCGCAGGCGCGCGTTTCTTCCCCGAAACGGGCCAGTCCGTGAGCGCGCCCTTTGCCGCCTTCTGGCAGATCAACGGTGGTCTGCCGATCTTCGGCCTGCCGCTGGCGCCCGAAGCGCCGGACCTGGATGCTGCGGGCCGGCCTGTGATCCGTCAGCTCTTCGAGCGCGCCGTGCTGCAACGATCGCCCGCGGCGACGGATGCCGCCGCGGTGACGCTCCTACCGCTGGGACGCATCGTGTGGGCGCAGCAGGATGCCTACGTGCCCAGCGCTGCCGTGCGCCCGCGCTAA
- the prmC gene encoding peptide chain release factor N(5)-glutamine methyltransferase, with protein sequence MDTVESALRSATRRLAPVSPTPGLDAQVLLAHVLGVSRARLLSDSQRTLTAAQQAAYQALIARRAALEPVAYLIGRKEFFGRDFSVDRRVLIPRPETELIVELALQHARRCGLPARVADIGTGSGCLAITLALEFPQARVFAVDCSEAALEVARLNAERHGVAGRVTFLLGDALAPLPQPVDLIVANPPYTVLAEVEEGVRRWEPHLALDGGAQQGFAEPARWLAQAPSRLCPGGLLLMEIAAWQGAQALAAARAAFPTAETRLYQDLAGHDRVLLVRAAAPT encoded by the coding sequence ATGGACACGGTTGAGTCGGCGCTGCGCAGCGCCACCCGACGCCTGGCCCCGGTCTCGCCCACGCCCGGTCTGGACGCGCAGGTATTGCTGGCGCACGTGCTGGGTGTGAGTCGCGCGCGGCTGCTGAGCGATTCACAACGCACGCTCACCGCCGCGCAGCAGGCCGCCTACCAGGCACTCATTGCGCGCCGCGCAGCGCTGGAGCCAGTGGCCTACCTGATCGGTCGCAAGGAGTTTTTTGGCCGCGATTTCAGCGTGGACCGCCGCGTACTGATCCCGCGGCCGGAGACCGAGCTGATCGTCGAGCTGGCGCTGCAGCACGCACGGCGCTGCGGACTACCCGCACGCGTTGCCGACATCGGCACCGGCAGCGGCTGCCTGGCGATCACGCTGGCGCTCGAATTCCCCCAGGCGCGCGTCTTCGCCGTCGATTGTTCGGAGGCAGCGCTGGAGGTAGCGCGCCTGAACGCGGAACGGCACGGCGTGGCCGGGCGCGTCACCTTCCTGCTCGGCGATGCCCTTGCGCCGCTGCCGCAACCGGTCGATCTGATTGTGGCCAATCCGCCCTACACCGTGCTAGCCGAGGTTGAGGAGGGCGTGCGCCGTTGGGAGCCGCATCTGGCGCTGGATGGTGGCGCACAGCAGGGCTTTGCCGAGCCGGCGCGCTGGTTAGCTCAGGCGCCGTCCCGCCTGTGTCCCGGTGGTCTGCTGCTGATGGAGATCGCCGCCTGGCAGGGCGCACAGGCCCTGGCAGCCGCGCGCGCCGCCTTTCCCACGGCGGAGACGCGCCTCTACCAGGACCTGGCCGGTCATGATCGCGTGCTGCTGGTGCGCGCCGCGGCGCCAACCTGA